The following proteins are co-located in the Solanum pennellii chromosome 1, SPENNV200 genome:
- the LOC107012451 gene encoding uncharacterized protein LOC107012451, whose protein sequence is MGKMTFRVVIAILVLLLLYYVGRPLYWKISATVHDIRHNKQTVSGGFSQIVQAAQNSVSWFHDESDSGVLDVGIAAARRIVLRKVL, encoded by the exons ATGGGGAAGATGACATTCAGAGTAGTTATAGCGATTTTAGTACTACTCTTACTTTACTACGTCGGCCGGCCTCTCTACTGGAAAATCTCCGCCACCGTTCACGATATCCGCCACAACAAGCAAACCGTCTCCGGAG GATTTTCACAAATTGTTCAGGCAGCTCAGAATTCAGTCAGCTGGTTCCACGATGAGTCCGATTCAGGAGTGCTTGACGTTGGAATCGCGGCAGCAAGGAGGATTGTTCTTCGTAAGGTTTTGTAA
- the LOC107008075 gene encoding histone H3.2, with product MARTKQTARKSTGGKAPRKQLATKAARKSAPATGGVKKPHRFRPGTVALREIRKYQKSTELLIRKLPFQRLVREIAQDFKTDLRFQSSAVAALQEAAEAYLVGLFEDTNLCAIHAKRVTIMPKDIQLARRIRGERA from the coding sequence aTGGCCCGTACTAAGCAAACAGCTCGCAAATCCACAGGTGGAAAGGCACCAAGGAAGCAGCTAGCTACCAAGGCTGCAAGAAAGTCAGCTCCGGCAACGGGAGGAGTGAAGAAGCCTCACCGTTTCCGTCCAGGAACTGTGGCTTTGAGGGAAATCAGGAAGTATCAGAAATCTACGGAGTTGTTGATTAGGAAGCTTCCATTTCAGAGGTTGGTGAGGGAAATTGCTCAGGATTTCAAGACAGATCTGAGGTTTCAGAGTAGTGCGGTTGCTGCTCTTCAAGAGGCTGCTGAGGCTTACCTTGTTGGTCTCTTTGAAGATACTAATCTTTGTGCAATTCATGCCAAGAGGGTTACAATTATGCCTAAGGATATTCAGCTTGCTAGGAGGATTCGTGGAGAAAGGGCTTAA